From Vibrio splendidus, a single genomic window includes:
- a CDS encoding response regulator: MSAITRVMVIEDDIAIAELHHRYLEQMGGFDVVGIATTQSEALMQLDILKPDLVLLDVYLPDGCGLDILNHVRGSNQGCDVILITAARDVDTLQQAMRGGVVDYLLKPVMFPRLEAALKKYQSQLQEFESVSDLNQGLVDKMLQANAKADSGKVSTLPKGIDGVTLDKIRAIFQQADIADITADEAGERIGASRTTARRYLEFLITTGELVADLNYGSVGRPERCYNKARR, encoded by the coding sequence ATGAGCGCAATCACGAGAGTCATGGTCATTGAAGATGATATTGCGATTGCAGAGCTACACCATCGTTATTTAGAACAGATGGGTGGCTTTGATGTGGTGGGGATTGCGACCACGCAGTCTGAAGCGTTAATGCAATTAGACATATTAAAGCCTGACTTGGTTTTGTTGGATGTGTATCTGCCGGATGGATGCGGGCTTGATATTTTGAACCACGTTCGTGGTAGTAATCAGGGTTGTGATGTGATTTTGATTACTGCTGCGCGAGACGTCGATACCTTGCAACAGGCAATGCGCGGTGGAGTCGTGGACTATCTGCTGAAACCTGTGATGTTTCCTCGCTTAGAAGCGGCGCTGAAAAAATATCAATCGCAGCTGCAAGAGTTTGAAAGTGTGTCTGATTTGAACCAAGGTTTGGTCGATAAGATGCTGCAAGCCAACGCGAAAGCGGACTCAGGAAAAGTGTCAACATTACCCAAAGGAATTGATGGCGTAACGCTTGATAAAATTAGAGCCATTTTTCAACAAGCCGACATTGCTGATATTACAGCAGATGAAGCAGGTGAACGGATTGGAGCGAGTCGAACCACCGCTCGACGCTATTTGGAATTTCTAATCACGACTGGCGAGTTAGTGGCTGACTTAAATTACGGGTCAGTAGGCCGCCCAGAACGCTGCTACAACAAAGCTAGAAGATAG
- a CDS encoding sensor histidine kinase produces the protein MKWSSISFRKRLLIIMTVTGLVELLILSAAGFYYIKQSQEQEMGLKALGVAEFLSESPLVTSIIQENGTMGPNGVPYVLSEETQVKFRNLTQLIGAAFIVVGDDKGIRLIHPYDDRLGKPMRGGDNQKALVLGESYVSTAKGSLGFSVRGKSAVKDPQGTVIGVVSVGYLLDSLQDRIEPYLAFLIVMALLVVAVNALISSYVSRRFQRAILGFEPEEIGRLYVELDVTMSTVKEGILSIDKNGILRSINKSACDILSIDRDKALNQQRLSDVLVGSDLEQLLSTGDTDHDVELYLNNKRIIANRSPIIVAGEVVGAVSSFRLRDEINDLTDQLSQTKEYADLLRSQTHEHQNKLNTISGLIQMGELDSVQQLIGQETAHYQSLIEFLRETVKDPLIAGMLLGKTERAREIGLELKVEEGSRLEALPAWLNAEDVVTILGNLIDNAFDATMTAIKQEGQITPARRVIEVSISDFGNEIIVEVEDKGCGLPKDLATKALTEKGVSSKAKQNRGVGLYLIKQLADRYQGQLEMVDNHDFGTRMTVYLPKEAQ, from the coding sequence ATGAAATGGAGTAGTATCAGCTTCCGTAAAAGGCTGCTGATTATCATGACGGTCACTGGTCTTGTTGAACTTTTGATACTTTCAGCGGCTGGTTTTTATTATATCAAACAATCTCAAGAGCAAGAGATGGGTTTGAAAGCGTTAGGTGTTGCTGAATTTCTGTCTGAATCGCCACTTGTCACCAGCATTATTCAAGAAAATGGAACGATGGGCCCTAATGGCGTTCCCTACGTTCTGTCTGAAGAAACTCAAGTTAAATTTCGAAACCTTACCCAGCTCATTGGCGCGGCGTTTATCGTTGTGGGAGATGATAAAGGTATCCGCCTGATTCACCCTTATGATGACAGGCTTGGTAAACCAATGCGCGGTGGTGATAACCAAAAAGCATTGGTGTTGGGTGAATCTTATGTGTCGACGGCCAAAGGATCACTTGGCTTCTCTGTCCGTGGGAAATCCGCGGTTAAAGACCCACAAGGCACTGTCATTGGCGTGGTGTCGGTTGGCTATTTGTTGGACTCGTTACAAGACCGAATCGAACCTTATTTAGCCTTTTTGATTGTGATGGCGTTGTTGGTGGTTGCGGTCAACGCTTTGATTTCAAGCTATGTGTCTCGTCGCTTTCAACGCGCTATTTTAGGCTTTGAACCCGAAGAGATCGGCCGACTGTATGTCGAGTTAGATGTGACTATGAGTACCGTGAAAGAAGGTATTTTGAGCATTGATAAGAACGGTATTTTGCGCTCAATAAACAAAAGCGCTTGCGATATTTTGTCTATAGACCGAGATAAAGCACTCAATCAGCAACGTCTATCAGATGTGTTGGTGGGCAGTGACTTAGAGCAGCTGTTATCAACGGGTGATACTGATCATGATGTTGAATTGTACCTGAACAATAAGCGAATCATTGCCAACCGCAGCCCAATTATAGTGGCGGGTGAAGTGGTTGGTGCGGTGTCGAGTTTCCGATTACGAGATGAGATTAACGATTTAACCGATCAGCTTTCTCAAACTAAAGAGTATGCAGACTTACTTCGTTCGCAAACGCATGAACATCAAAACAAGCTCAATACGATCAGTGGCTTGATTCAAATGGGCGAGCTGGACTCTGTTCAACAATTGATTGGTCAAGAAACCGCTCATTACCAGAGCTTAATTGAATTCTTAAGAGAGACGGTGAAAGACCCTCTTATTGCAGGCATGCTTTTAGGCAAAACAGAACGAGCTCGAGAGATTGGGTTAGAGCTTAAAGTCGAAGAGGGATCAAGGCTTGAGGCATTACCCGCTTGGTTAAACGCAGAGGATGTCGTGACGATTCTTGGCAACCTGATAGATAACGCGTTTGATGCCACTATGACGGCTATTAAGCAAGAGGGTCAAATTACTCCAGCGCGTCGAGTTATTGAAGTTTCAATCAGTGATTTTGGTAATGAAATTATCGTAGAAGTAGAAGACAAAGGGTGTGGTTTGCCGAAAGACTTGGCGACGAAAGCACTCACCGAAAAAGGCGTATCAAGCAAAGCGAAACAGAATCGCGGCGTCGGTTTGTATTTAATAAAGCAACTGGCAGACCGATATCAAGGACAGCTTGAAATGGTCGACAACCACGATTTTGGTACGCGAATGACGGTTTATCTGCCAAAAGAAGCACAATAA
- a CDS encoding TolC family protein, protein MQMTKPKFRYLAIASMLLGTMTSPGYATPLTFSEAWQILQENNNSLAAQQANVERYQHLQNSTSSLNLPSITLGANYTHLDSDVTINGEQFGDSLSGVKPGFAPFLAQLGGVTSTITEQDIFSSSIRAIWPIFTGGRITAAQTAAEGKSEEAQSQLLMERQARYEDLSKYYFSVILAEDVVKTRQAVEAGLTQHRDFAIKLEQQGQIARVERLQADASLDKAVVERTKAQNDLKIAQLALTQILGQSQSVEPSEQLFINKSLPHMDVFIDQTLMTYPGLKILDAKEKQASSLIKAEKGKYYPEVYLYGDYSLYEDDSLASEMKPDWLVGIGVNVPLLDTSGRSDKVAAAHSAVSQVQFLKSQAKQDLTVLVQKTYLEANQAIEEVQGLNSSLALAQENLLLRKKAFTQGLSNSLEVVDAELYFASIKTQQSAARFKYLISLNKLLALTSEMNAYSSYLTSSVPSDFDLKADTDSQSKG, encoded by the coding sequence ATGCAGATGACCAAACCAAAATTCCGTTACCTTGCGATCGCTAGTATGCTTCTCGGCACCATGACTTCGCCAGGCTATGCTACCCCGCTCACTTTTTCTGAAGCGTGGCAAATATTACAAGAGAACAATAACTCCCTTGCCGCTCAACAAGCGAATGTTGAGCGTTATCAGCACCTTCAGAACTCAACAAGTAGCCTCAACTTGCCTTCAATCACCTTAGGGGCTAACTACACGCACCTTGATAGTGACGTGACGATTAATGGCGAGCAATTCGGCGATAGCTTAAGTGGAGTAAAACCAGGATTTGCTCCCTTCTTAGCTCAATTAGGTGGTGTTACTTCGACTATCACTGAACAAGACATTTTCAGCTCTTCCATCCGTGCTATTTGGCCTATCTTTACCGGCGGACGAATTACCGCTGCGCAAACTGCTGCCGAAGGTAAAAGCGAAGAAGCGCAAAGCCAGTTGTTGATGGAAAGACAAGCTCGCTACGAAGACTTAAGTAAATATTACTTCTCGGTGATCTTAGCGGAAGATGTAGTCAAAACACGTCAAGCCGTTGAAGCAGGATTAACTCAACACCGTGATTTCGCTATCAAGCTTGAACAGCAAGGGCAAATTGCACGAGTAGAACGCCTGCAGGCGGATGCCTCTTTAGATAAAGCCGTTGTCGAGAGAACTAAAGCTCAAAACGATCTTAAGATTGCTCAATTAGCGCTGACTCAAATCCTTGGTCAGAGCCAAAGTGTAGAACCCTCAGAGCAACTGTTTATCAATAAGAGCCTGCCTCACATGGATGTGTTCATTGACCAAACACTCATGACCTACCCCGGCCTTAAGATTCTTGATGCAAAAGAGAAACAAGCAAGCAGCTTAATTAAAGCTGAGAAAGGTAAATACTACCCAGAGGTATACCTTTATGGTGACTACAGCCTGTATGAAGATGACTCTCTCGCCAGCGAAATGAAACCCGATTGGTTAGTTGGCATTGGTGTGAATGTGCCGCTACTTGACACTTCTGGCCGTTCAGACAAAGTAGCCGCCGCTCACAGTGCTGTCTCGCAGGTTCAATTCCTGAAGTCGCAAGCTAAGCAAGACTTAACCGTGTTGGTACAGAAGACTTACCTTGAAGCAAACCAAGCAATTGAAGAGGTTCAAGGCCTAAACTCAAGCTTGGCTTTGGCTCAAGAAAACCTATTGCTCCGTAAAAAAGCCTTCACTCAAGGACTCTCGAACTCGCTAGAAGTGGTTGATGCAGAGCTCTACTTTGCGAGCATCAAAACCCAGCAATCTGCTGCGCGATTCAAATACCTAATCTCTCTGAACAAGCTATTAGCGCTAACCAGCGAAATGAATGCTTACTCGAGTTACTTAACCTCTTCTGTTCCGTCTGATTTCGACTTAAAAGCAGACACCGATAGCCAGTCAAAAGGATAA
- a CDS encoding HlyD family secretion protein, translating to MKPIKPLLLSLVGIGVIGWVGYSFYQAYQPQPVKLQGQIDAQQYSISSKVPGRIDEIFVRKGDLVEKGELIFSLLSPEIDAKLEQAKAGQKAAGALAQEAENGARTQQIQAAKDQWLKAKAAADLMDKTYQRVNNLYNDGVVAEQKRDEAKTQWQAAKYTESAAFQMYQLAREGARDETKVAAAQKALMAAGAVAEVEAYAKDTQIHSWFNGEVSQVLLSSGELAPQGFPVVTVIDTKDAWAVLNVREDMLKHFEKGSQFEAYLPALDKSLTFQVTHIAVMGDFATWRSTDAAQGFDLRTFEVEAHPVNTSETLRMGMSLVVEL from the coding sequence ATGAAACCTATTAAGCCCCTTCTTCTGTCTTTAGTTGGTATCGGCGTTATTGGCTGGGTCGGATACAGTTTTTACCAAGCTTATCAACCTCAACCTGTTAAGCTTCAAGGTCAAATCGATGCTCAGCAATACAGTATCTCATCGAAAGTACCTGGCAGAATTGATGAAATATTCGTGCGTAAAGGTGATTTGGTTGAAAAAGGCGAATTGATCTTTTCTCTTCTTAGCCCTGAGATTGACGCAAAGCTAGAACAAGCCAAAGCCGGTCAAAAAGCTGCTGGCGCATTAGCACAAGAAGCAGAGAATGGCGCGCGTACTCAACAGATCCAAGCTGCTAAAGACCAGTGGTTGAAAGCAAAAGCAGCAGCCGATCTCATGGACAAAACTTATCAACGTGTAAACAACCTTTACAACGATGGTGTGGTTGCCGAGCAAAAGCGTGATGAAGCCAAAACTCAATGGCAAGCGGCGAAGTACACCGAAAGCGCTGCGTTCCAAATGTACCAGTTAGCGCGAGAAGGTGCGCGTGACGAAACCAAAGTCGCGGCAGCTCAAAAAGCGTTAATGGCGGCAGGTGCGGTGGCGGAAGTTGAAGCTTACGCAAAAGACACGCAGATCCACAGTTGGTTTAATGGCGAAGTGTCTCAGGTGCTATTGAGCAGCGGTGAGCTCGCACCACAAGGTTTCCCTGTTGTGACTGTTATCGACACCAAGGATGCATGGGCAGTACTTAATGTGCGTGAAGATATGCTTAAGCATTTCGAGAAAGGCAGCCAGTTTGAGGCGTATCTACCGGCTCTGGATAAATCATTAACTTTCCAAGTAACTCACATTGCCGTAATGGGTGATTTCGCGACTTGGCGTTCAACAGACGCAGCACAAGGCTTCGACTTACGTACTTTTGAAGTAGAAGCGCACCCTGTTAATACTAGCGAAACACTGCGTATGGGCATGAGCCTTGTGGTTGAGCTTTAG
- a CDS encoding ABC transporter permease translates to MSANYRSTGSQSKGSQSRGSQSTEHHRAKNTLLRQWAIVRKDKWLLSCLTWIPLLLAASIWLIFSQGIARDLPVAVVDLEHSQISQQFTRLVDASPTLQVTQKYSSASEAAKAMIERDIYGYVVIPRHFDRDLLLGLNPQVSVFYNSQFILIGKLVNSALLQAQGTFNAQLEVVKQLSHGDTTVQSALGQAVTVQSQITPLFNKNTSYAQFLVSAVIPALWQIMIVVGTILVLTANVRARGLHAWLSNAPMKSLTSTLAPYLVLFLMFGIAFSFWFYVLLDWPFNGSFVALTVAQLLTVISCIIMGCLFFFLTLDPARAMSFAGAFTAPSFAFMGITFPVTDMNTAAQIWRSLLPVSHYIEVQTAQSSYGASAAQSLISLSSMFWYAIPAFVVMLLIKKHLAQSNLSAQTDLTAQAALSAKATPSTPSTQQEKSEQSAPQGVKR, encoded by the coding sequence ATGTCTGCTAACTATCGATCTACAGGTTCGCAATCTAAAGGCTCACAATCTAGAGGCTCGCAATCAACTGAGCATCATAGAGCGAAGAATACCTTGCTTAGGCAGTGGGCGATTGTCCGCAAAGACAAATGGTTGTTGTCTTGCCTAACTTGGATCCCTTTGCTGCTTGCTGCTAGTATTTGGCTGATTTTTTCACAAGGGATCGCTCGAGACTTACCGGTTGCGGTTGTTGACTTGGAACACAGCCAAATTTCGCAACAGTTCACACGTCTTGTTGATGCATCACCAACGCTGCAAGTCACTCAGAAATACAGCTCAGCGAGTGAAGCGGCGAAAGCGATGATTGAACGTGATATCTACGGTTATGTTGTGATACCAAGGCATTTTGACCGAGACCTTCTGCTCGGTTTGAATCCGCAAGTGTCTGTGTTCTACAACAGCCAATTTATCTTGATAGGTAAGCTAGTGAATTCGGCGTTGTTGCAGGCTCAGGGGACTTTTAACGCGCAACTTGAGGTCGTTAAGCAGTTATCACACGGTGATACCACGGTGCAATCCGCATTAGGCCAAGCAGTAACAGTGCAAAGCCAGATCACGCCATTGTTCAACAAGAACACCAGTTATGCTCAGTTCTTGGTGTCTGCGGTTATTCCTGCACTATGGCAGATCATGATTGTGGTGGGCACGATATTGGTTTTGACGGCGAACGTTAGAGCACGTGGTCTTCATGCTTGGTTATCCAACGCCCCGATGAAATCACTAACATCAACACTAGCGCCCTACCTTGTCTTGTTTTTGATGTTTGGTATCGCGTTTAGCTTTTGGTTCTATGTCCTCTTAGACTGGCCGTTTAACGGCAGTTTTGTGGCACTGACTGTCGCCCAACTGCTTACCGTCATCAGTTGTATCATCATGGGTTGTTTATTTTTCTTCTTAACGCTTGATCCTGCAAGGGCGATGAGTTTCGCTGGCGCCTTTACAGCACCAAGCTTTGCGTTCATGGGGATTACCTTTCCAGTAACCGACATGAACACAGCAGCGCAAATCTGGAGAAGCTTATTGCCCGTGAGTCACTACATCGAAGTACAAACAGCACAATCAAGTTATGGCGCGAGCGCGGCACAGTCGCTTATCAGCCTCTCCTCAATGTTTTGGTATGCGATTCCTGCTTTCGTGGTGATGTTGTTGATTAAGAAACACTTGGCGCAATCGAATCTGTCTGCACAAACGGATCTAACAGCCCAAGCAGCCCTATCTGCAAAAGCAACACCTTCAACACCTTCAACACAGCAAGAGAAATCTGAACAATCAGCACCACAAGGAGTAAAACGATGA
- a CDS encoding ABC transporter permease, which translates to MSFTQLLKQELLAVLRNPVVLLTVFGGVVFYSFLYPLPYAHQVPQQLRASVVNLDKSQSSYQLERMVDATSQIELVRRDSSIADAKQAVLNQEIGGFLVIPEDFYKDLLLGKSPTLSYAGDASYFLVYGTIVEGLAKAGGTLAAQVKVSHLLVEGVPLESAAKGYSAFSLNLKPTFNSRMGYIDYVVPAVFVLILQQTLAMASGLVGATQNAQSTFGYWSKTSPAKLMLARCCTLVGIYYLLSMYYFGASFSMYGINLLASTTQILTLLLPFLLASCLIGIFIGELVPRRELVTVVVLISSMPLIFSSGFIWPVEMMPEWLVLLSQLFPSTPAIQGFLALNQMGASWQEVASQWTLLWGQVALWGSLLALKLYHKSSKRITGSV; encoded by the coding sequence ATGAGCTTTACTCAACTGCTCAAGCAAGAACTCTTAGCGGTACTGCGTAACCCTGTTGTACTTCTTACGGTATTTGGTGGTGTGGTCTTCTATTCATTCTTGTATCCATTGCCTTACGCGCACCAAGTTCCTCAGCAGCTTAGAGCCTCGGTAGTAAACTTGGACAAGAGTCAAAGCAGCTACCAATTAGAACGAATGGTGGATGCCACCTCTCAAATCGAATTGGTACGTCGAGACTCCAGCATCGCAGATGCAAAACAAGCCGTACTTAACCAAGAGATCGGTGGGTTCCTCGTCATTCCAGAAGATTTCTATAAAGACCTGCTGCTCGGTAAGAGCCCGACGCTTTCTTACGCCGGCGATGCTTCTTACTTCTTAGTGTATGGAACCATTGTTGAAGGGCTTGCCAAGGCAGGTGGCACGTTAGCTGCACAAGTTAAGGTCAGTCACTTGTTAGTAGAAGGAGTGCCTTTAGAATCCGCAGCCAAAGGCTACAGCGCGTTTAGCTTGAACCTAAAACCAACGTTCAATAGCCGCATGGGATATATCGATTACGTGGTTCCAGCCGTCTTTGTGTTGATCCTGCAACAAACCTTAGCCATGGCTTCTGGTTTAGTTGGGGCAACCCAAAACGCTCAATCTACGTTTGGCTATTGGAGTAAGACCTCTCCGGCAAAACTAATGCTTGCTCGTTGTTGTACCTTAGTCGGCATTTATTACTTGTTGTCGATGTACTATTTCGGCGCGAGCTTTTCGATGTATGGAATAAATTTGCTCGCCTCAACGACACAGATTTTGACTTTACTGCTACCCTTCTTATTGGCCAGTTGTTTGATCGGGATTTTTATTGGTGAGCTAGTGCCAAGAAGAGAATTAGTCACGGTTGTGGTGTTAATCAGTTCAATGCCGCTGATCTTCTCTTCAGGTTTTATCTGGCCTGTTGAAATGATGCCTGAATGGTTAGTACTGCTGTCACAGTTATTCCCAAGCACACCAGCTATCCAAGGTTTCTTAGCGCTTAATCAGATGGGTGCATCTTGGCAAGAAGTGGCGTCTCAATGGACATTGCTATGGGGACAAGTCGCTTTATGGGGTTCGTTATTAGCACTTAAGCTTTACCACAAGTCGAGTAAACGTATCACTGGATCCGTGTAG
- a CDS encoding alanine/glycine:cation symporter family protein has product MKNLRELFFGFILLFSSSAFAEEGSFSQSISNLSQSVDGFFNDYTGWFVGLIFKSVPLGEANFPIIVGWLLLAAIIFTVYFGFVQFKRVGMAIDIIKGKYTDPNSKHEGEVSHFQALTTALSGTVGLGNIAGVGAALAIGGPGATFWMILCGLLGMASKFCECTLGVKYRTILPSGVVSGGPMYYLSQGLSERGLGGLGKALAIGFALMCILGALGGGNMFQANQAHAMLTYAFDVPSEYGVITGLVLAALVFSVIVGGMPSIASVTEKVVPWMAALYIGMALIVIGSNLDQVGPAFSAIFTGAFTGEGVVGGFIGALIQGLKRATFSNEAGVGSAAIAHSAVKTKEPITEGLVSLLEPFVDTVIICTMTALVITIAGLNVGPYDGTGLTGVTLTAASFTETAEVFKYTLALAVIMFAFSTMISWSYYGLKAWTYLFGEGKTTELIFKVMFCVFVVIGATIQFGAVIDFSDAAIFAMSIFNILGLYFLMPVVKKELQSFVARVKSGEIKTYDK; this is encoded by the coding sequence ATGAAAAACTTACGTGAATTATTTTTTGGGTTTATATTATTGTTTAGTTCCAGTGCATTTGCAGAAGAAGGATCATTTAGTCAAAGTATCAGTAACTTGAGCCAAAGTGTTGATGGTTTTTTCAATGACTACACAGGTTGGTTCGTTGGATTAATATTTAAAAGTGTTCCACTTGGTGAAGCAAACTTCCCGATTATTGTTGGCTGGCTATTGCTCGCTGCGATCATCTTTACTGTTTACTTTGGCTTTGTTCAATTTAAACGTGTCGGGATGGCAATAGACATTATTAAAGGTAAGTACACAGACCCTAACTCCAAACACGAAGGGGAAGTTTCTCACTTTCAAGCGTTAACAACCGCGCTTTCAGGAACTGTTGGGCTTGGTAATATTGCCGGTGTGGGTGCTGCACTCGCGATTGGTGGCCCTGGCGCGACATTCTGGATGATCTTGTGTGGTCTTCTGGGTATGGCGTCTAAGTTCTGTGAATGTACCTTAGGTGTGAAATACCGAACTATTCTACCTTCCGGTGTTGTTTCAGGTGGTCCAATGTACTACCTAAGCCAAGGCCTAAGCGAAAGAGGACTCGGTGGACTAGGTAAAGCCCTTGCAATTGGTTTTGCGTTAATGTGTATTTTAGGTGCGTTGGGCGGCGGTAACATGTTCCAAGCTAACCAAGCACATGCCATGTTAACTTACGCATTCGATGTACCGAGTGAATACGGTGTGATCACTGGCCTTGTACTCGCTGCTTTAGTTTTCTCTGTGATTGTTGGTGGTATGCCTTCTATCGCATCGGTAACGGAAAAAGTTGTTCCTTGGATGGCTGCTCTGTATATCGGTATGGCTCTGATTGTTATCGGTTCTAATCTTGATCAAGTTGGCCCTGCGTTCAGCGCAATCTTTACAGGTGCATTTACCGGTGAAGGTGTGGTTGGTGGATTCATTGGTGCCCTAATCCAAGGTCTAAAACGTGCAACATTCTCAAATGAAGCAGGTGTAGGTTCAGCAGCAATTGCTCACTCAGCAGTAAAAACAAAAGAACCAATCACTGAAGGTCTTGTATCACTACTAGAACCATTCGTTGATACGGTAATCATTTGTACAATGACGGCATTGGTAATCACTATCGCTGGCTTAAACGTAGGTCCATATGATGGAACAGGTTTAACGGGCGTAACGCTTACTGCTGCATCGTTTACTGAAACTGCAGAAGTGTTCAAATACACACTTGCTCTCGCGGTAATCATGTTTGCGTTCTCGACGATGATTTCTTGGTCGTACTACGGTCTTAAGGCTTGGACTTACCTATTTGGTGAAGGCAAAACAACGGAACTGATTTTCAAAGTGATGTTCTGTGTGTTTGTTGTTATTGGTGCGACGATTCAGTTTGGCGCGGTAATCGACTTCTCTGATGCAGCCATCTTTGCGATGTCTATCTTCAACATTCTTGGCCTGTACTTCCTAATGCCTGTTGTGAAGAAAGAACTGCAATCATTTGTTGCTCGTGTGAAATCAGGTGAAATCAAAACTTACGATAAATAA
- a CDS encoding chromosome partitioning protein ParA → MNQQSGQSEQDEVVVIEERDKRSQLYIGIAAVIGLALGGLIGSTITASKWESTYQVLETRYQELNDSKTQLMTSVETKVAKVDTEIDEKVEAALVKQTEEHQKELQDLAKQSSVLEKANYSLEQQLNEQKQTLEQTQQDNQKLNRQADMQSTLFERSREVFRKELQISQELEKLEKEKNELEQNLGSLKEACDVFLDGTSWDAKSDACEKQDNANSRLSDIRQMIEVHTMDLKQIKTLTEEMGL, encoded by the coding sequence GTGAACCAGCAATCTGGACAAAGCGAACAAGATGAAGTGGTTGTTATTGAAGAACGCGATAAGCGCAGTCAGCTTTATATCGGCATTGCTGCGGTTATAGGTTTGGCGTTAGGTGGCTTGATCGGTTCTACAATCACGGCTTCGAAGTGGGAGTCCACTTATCAGGTACTCGAAACTCGTTATCAAGAACTGAATGACAGCAAAACACAGTTGATGACATCCGTTGAAACTAAAGTGGCAAAAGTCGATACCGAAATCGATGAAAAAGTAGAAGCCGCTCTAGTAAAACAAACAGAAGAACATCAAAAAGAGCTCCAAGACCTAGCGAAGCAGTCTTCGGTTTTGGAGAAAGCGAACTACTCATTAGAGCAGCAGCTAAACGAACAGAAGCAAACGTTAGAGCAAACTCAGCAAGACAACCAGAAACTTAATCGTCAAGCTGATATGCAATCGACCTTGTTTGAGCGTTCGCGTGAAGTTTTCCGAAAAGAATTACAGATCTCTCAAGAACTTGAAAAGCTTGAGAAAGAAAAAAATGAACTTGAGCAGAACCTTGGTTCTCTGAAGGAGGCGTGCGACGTTTTCTTAGATGGCACATCATGGGATGCTAAATCTGACGCGTGTGAGAAGCAGGATAACGCTAACTCTCGTCTGAGTGATATCAGACAAATGATTGAAGTCCACACCATGGATCTTAAGCAGATCAAAACGCTCACTGAAGAGATGGGTCTATAA